AGCTCGCTGGACTGCATCGTGGCCGAGATCACCAATACGCCCTGGAAGGAGCGGCACGCGTACGTGCTGCCGGTCGCCACGGCCGTCCACGAAGGTGCGTCACTGCGTTGGCAGTTCGACAAGCGATTCCACGTCTCGCCGTTCATGCCGATGGACTGCCGTTACGACTGGCGCTTCAACAGCCCCGATGAGGACCTGCGTGTGCACATGCAGGTCTGGCGAGACGGCATTCGCCAGTTCGATGCCACCCAGACGCTGCAACGCCGCCCTCTGGATGGCCGCGGCCTGGCGCGGGTTCTGGCCTGCTATCCACTGATGACCACCCAGGTGGTGGCCGCCATCCACTGGCACGCACTGCGGCTGTGGCTGAAGCGCAACCCCGTACACGACCACCCCACCCTTGCCGGGAAACCGCGATGAACTCGATGACACCTTCGGTGACCCTGCCGCGCCCCAGCGCGCTGGACGCCTTCCTGCGCCGCCGGCTGCTGGCACAGCTTGCCCCCCTGCGTGACGGCCACCTGTGCGTGCGCGATGCCCTTGGCGAGGTCCGGCTGGGCAACGCCCATGCCGGGCTGCAGGTGACGGTGACCATTGATGACCCGGCGTTCTACCGGAAGGTCGCTGCGCAGGGCAGCGTCGGCGCCGGCGAGAGCTACATCCAGGGCGAATGGCACTGCGATGATCTGGTGGCTCTGATACGCCTGCTGGTCCGCAACCGCGACCTGCTTGATGGCATGGAGCAGGGCCCGGCCCGTGTGGCTGGCTGGCTGCTGCGCGGCTGGAACCGGCTGCACCGCAACAGCCGCGAGGGCAGCCGGCGCAACATCGCCGCCCACTACGACCTGGGCAACGATTTCTTCGCCCTGTTCCTGTCGCCGGACCTGATGTACTCGTCGGCGCTGTTCACCAGCGAATCCGAATCGCTGGAGTCTGCCTCGCGCCGCAAGCTGGACCGCATCTGCCAGCAGCTGCAACTCACGCCGGGTGACCGG
This genomic window from Stenotrophomonas maltophilia contains:
- a CDS encoding DUF1365 domain-containing protein, translating into MSASALYFGQVMHRRHHPHPHTFRYPVAQLLLDLDELETVFAGRWLWSVNRRNLAEFRRSDYFGDPAQPLADAVRDHAAQTLGHRPSGPVRLLTHLRFAGHVFNPVSFYYCYQADGSSLDCIVAEITNTPWKERHAYVLPVATAVHEGASLRWQFDKRFHVSPFMPMDCRYDWRFNSPDEDLRVHMQVWRDGIRQFDATQTLQRRPLDGRGLARVLACYPLMTTQVVAAIHWHALRLWLKRNPVHDHPTLAGKPR